The following nucleotide sequence is from Salinigranum halophilum.
GTCGTCCCGGTCTTCATCTCTTTCGTCTCCTCGGAGTCGCCCGACTGTCGGCGCTGGTCGGCGTTGGGGAACTCGCCGAGTTCCGGGCCGAACACCGGTCGACTGTTTCCTGAGTCGAACCCGCCGGAGAAGTCGTCGTGAGTGGGGGTACGCATTGACGGTCCTTGTCGTCCAGCGCTGATAAATGCAGTCCTTCCCCCCGCCGTTGCCGCCTCGGCCCGCCGAGTCGACGACTGGCGCGGGGACGTCACGCCGACGCGTCGCTCGGCGGCGAAGTCACAGTCGAGAACAGTCGAGCGGCGCTCAGCGCGCGTCGGCGTTGTCGGTGGCGTTCGTGTAGGCGTCGTCGAGCGTCTGGACGAGGTGACCGACCGGGAGAGTGACACCCACTTGACGGGCGAGCAGGGCTACGGGCATCAGGACGATGCCGACGAAGACGGCGAACTGGTACGCGACCAGCAGGCCAGCGCGATACGTGGTCTCTATCATCTGCGTACTTCGCTCCCGAGTCGTTCCAGGATATAAGCTTTCTCCCTCGTCGTTCGAAGGCACCCCTCCGCAGTCGTGCGATTAAACTGAGCTTGTAGTAGACACAACTCCGTCTGAATATCGAGGATGAGTACCGTAGCGATGGGGTCACTCACGGCGAGTATTCCGATAAGTTATGGGCGTAATCGACAGGACGTGCGCTTCTCTCACGCCCACAGTAGCACGGCAGACAACGACAGTCACGACAGAGAGCCACACTCACGCGGCGGTCGAACCGCAAGAGACGAAAGCCCGAGCCTCGATGGAGTGGTATGAGCAACTATCTCGTCGCTCTCGAGGCTGCGTGGCTCGTGCGCGACGTCGACGACGTCGACGACGCCATCGGCGTCGCCGTCAGCGAGGCCGGCAAGCGATTGAACGAGAAGAACAAAGAGTTCGTCGACGTGAACATCGGCCTCACCGGCTGTCCGTTCTGCGGTGAAGGGTTCGACTCGGCCTTCATCGCTGCGAACACCGCGCTGGTCGGGCTGGACCTCGAAATCGAAGTGTTCAACGCCGACAGTGAACAGCACGCCGCGCGCATCGCCAAGAGCGAGGTCGGTGGCGCCCTCCGTGACGTCCCCCTCTCGGTCATCGACATCGTCGAGACCGCAGAGGACGCCGACGAGTAAGGTCCCACAACCTTTTAGTCATTACCTCTGGTTATACGTCGGTATGGAGCTCCCGACCCCGCAGGAACTGAAAGACCGCCGGGAGTCGCTCGAACTGACCCAGAGCGCGCTGGCGGAGATGGCCGACGTCTCCCAGCCGCTCATCGCCCGCATCGAGGGCGACGACGTCGACCCGCGACTCTCGACGCTGCGCCGAATCGTCAACGCGCTCAACGAGGCGGAGGGCGAGGTCGTGCGCGCGGCCGACGTCATGAACGAGAGCGTCGTCTCGGTCTCGCCGGACGACTCGGTGCGCGAGGCGCGCGACCGGATGCTCGCGGAGGGGTTCTCACAGCTCCCGGTCATCCTCGACGGCCGCCCGCGTGGGTTCATCTCCAACAGCGACATCAGACACGTCCACGAGGACAACGTCACCGACCTCCCCGTGGCCGAGGTGATGCGCGAGTCGTTCACGACGGTCGAACCCGACGCGACGCTCGAGGAGGTCGACAGCTACCTCGACCGCCACGACGCCGTCCTCGTCATGCAGGACGGAACGACGGTAGGCATCATCACCGACGCCGACATCGCCGCGCAGATGCCCTGACGGTTACGCTCTGGCTCGAATCCGCACCGGAACCGGTCCTGCCGGCTGGGTCGTCATCTCGGGGGCGAGTGCCACCTCGCCCTCACCGGCGTACGCCAGACGGTACTCTTGGGCGATACGTGCGACCGCGAGCGTCGCTTCCACCAGTGCGAACTGTCTCCCGATACAGCGCCGCGGCCCGGCACCGAACGGCAGGTAGGCGAACCGCGGTTGCTCCCCGTCCGTCCAGCGGTCGGGACGGAACGCGAGGGGGTCGTCGTAGAACCGCTCGCTCCGGTGAATCTGGAAGGCCGAGACGTGGACCTCGGCCCCGGCCGGCAGCCGGTAGTCGCCGACATCGACCGACTGCGTCGTTCGTCGTGGGATGGTGTGGACCGGCGGATAGAGCCGCATCGCCTCGCGAACGACGCGCCCGGTGAGCACGAGGTCGTCCAGGTGGGCCGCCCGGGGACGCCCGTCGCCGACGACCGCGTCGACCTCGTCGCGAACGCGTGCCGCCACCGCGGGATGCCGGGCGAGGAGATACCACGCGTACGTGAGCGTCAGCGCCGTCGTCTCGTGCCCCGCGAACACCATCGTCACGAGCTGGTCTTCGATCTCCTCGCCGCCGGTCGGATAGTCCTCCCCGTCGCTCGCCGTCGTGAGCAGTGACAGCAGGTCCCCGCCTGGTTCGTCCGCCACGCGCTCGCGCCAGAGTCGGCGGACCTCCTCGCGGAGCGTCTCTCGTGCTCGCTCGAACCGCCGTCGACTCGGCGTCGGGACCCACTCCGGGAGTGCCCACGAGGTTGGTACGAACCGGGCGTTGAGTCCGCCAGCGGCCGCCCGCAGTCGAGCGTCGTCGCCCGCCAGGGAGAGCTCGCGACCGAACAGGGTGGCGAAGAGGACCTCCAGCGTGAGTGCCTTCATCTCGTCGCGGAGTGAGCGCCTCTCACCCGGTTCCCATCGCGAGACGCGGCGCTCGATCTGGTCGACCATCGTGTCGGCGTAGCCGGTTACGGCCTCCCGGTAGAACAGCGGTTGGAGGAACTCACGCTGTCGCGTCCACGCCTCGCCCTCGACGGCGAGGAGCCCCTGGCCGAACGCCTCGGTGAAGTCGTCGGTCTTCTCGAACGAGTCGCGGTCGTCGACGAGTACGCGCTCGACGTGGTCTGGGTGAGCGAGCACGTAGGGGCCGTCGGTCCCGAGCACGTCGAGGTCGACGACGTCGCCGTACCTGTCGACTGCGCGGCTCGCGAACCCGAACGGGTCGCGGGCGAACGCGACCGTGTTGCCGAGCACCGGGAAGCCCGTCGGCGACGGCGGCGAGTCGGTCATGTTCGACGCACCCGCGTCGACCCTAAAGAACGGTCCGATGTCCGCGGGGGACGGTCCAGCTCTCAGAGCGTCAGCCCGCGGACGGAGACGCACGAGTCGCCGTCGCCCGTTTCGACGTGGCCGATGACCCGTCCGTCGGTTTCGGCGGCCAGTTCCTCGGCCGCTTCCGGGGGAAGCGTACAGACGAACCCGGTACCCATGTTGAACGTCCGGTGCATCTCCTCGTCGCTCACGTCGCCTTCCTCCTGGACGAACGTGAAGACCGAGTGAGCGTCGAAGGGGTCGTCGACGACGTAGTGGTACTCGCCCATCCGGGTCACGTTCGTCCAGCCACCGCCGGTGACGTGTGCGGCAGCGTGGACGCCGTGGTCCCGCATCGGGTCGAGCAGGTGGGTGTAGATTCGCGTCGGTTCGAGGAGCGCCTCGCCCACGCTCTCGTAGTCGGGTTCGTCGTCGGGCGTCTCCAGGGGGTAGGGGTCGGTGTACTCGTGGCGACGGGTCGCCGCCGTCCGCGCCAGCGTGAGCCCGTTCGAGTGGATGCCCGACGAGCGGAAGCCGACGATTGCGTCGCCCGGCTGTGCCTCCCCGTCGAACAGCGCGTCCTTCGCCGCGAGGCCCGCGCAGGTCCCCGCGAGGTCGAGCCCCTTCACCACCTCGGGCATCACCGCCGTCTCGCCGCCGACGAGCGCGATGTCGGCCTCCTCGGCCCCGGCGCTGAGTCCCTCACCGACCTGCGCCGAGAACGTCTCGTTCGGCTCGTCCACGGCGAGGTAGTCGACGAAGGCGACCGGACGGACCCCCGCGGCGACCATGTCGTTGACGTTCATCGCGATGCAGTCGATACCCACCGTCGAGTAGTCGCCGAGCGCCTCCGCGACGAGGAGCTTCGTTCCCACGCCGTCGGTCGCGAGCGCGAGGTAGCGGTCGCCGATGTCGAGCAGGCCGGCGTAGTCGCCCGCGCCGGTGTCGCCCGCGGCGGCGACGAGCGCGGCCGTCGCCGCCTCGCTCGCCTCGATATCGACGCCGCTGTCGGCGTACGTCAGTCCCTCGTCGTCCTCGTCCGCGCCACCGTCCGTCCGCAGCGTGGAGCCGTTAGTCATGTCCGAACGCACCCGCGGGGCGGGCAAGAAGGCCTCGGTTACGTCTCCGTCCGAAGACGCGCAGACAGCGACGCCGAGACAGCCTCATAAACCCCGATAAACGGTCTCGGGCGTGGAGAAACAGTCGTGAAACGTTTCAGTGGGCCGATGAACCGTCTCGCCGACGGCTGAACGGTCCGGAACTCGAGTGAAATCGAGCCAACGCTCTCCTCGTTATATCGTGGTCTCCGTCGTAGGGAGAAGTGGCCATGTCCGGTGCCCACTCTCAGTCCCCACGGTTCGCCACGCTCACGACGAGCACGCTCGCCCGACTCCCCGTGCTCGCCTCGAAGACGGTGCGAGCGCTCGCCTTCTGGCTCGCCGTCGTCTTCCCGGTCGCGTATCTCCCGCTCCTCTCCGGCGGCGTCGGGCCCGGCGAACTCCTCCC
It contains:
- a CDS encoding DUF555 domain-containing protein, yielding MSNYLVALEAAWLVRDVDDVDDAIGVAVSEAGKRLNEKNKEFVDVNIGLTGCPFCGEGFDSAFIAANTALVGLDLEIEVFNADSEQHAARIAKSEVGGALRDVPLSVIDIVETAEDADE
- a CDS encoding CBS domain-containing protein, translated to MELPTPQELKDRRESLELTQSALAEMADVSQPLIARIEGDDVDPRLSTLRRIVNALNEAEGEVVRAADVMNESVVSVSPDDSVREARDRMLAEGFSQLPVILDGRPRGFISNSDIRHVHEDNVTDLPVAEVMRESFTTVEPDATLEEVDSYLDRHDAVLVMQDGTTVGIITDADIAAQMP
- a CDS encoding cytochrome P450, whose amino-acid sequence is MTDSPPSPTGFPVLGNTVAFARDPFGFASRAVDRYGDVVDLDVLGTDGPYVLAHPDHVERVLVDDRDSFEKTDDFTEAFGQGLLAVEGEAWTRQREFLQPLFYREAVTGYADTMVDQIERRVSRWEPGERRSLRDEMKALTLEVLFATLFGRELSLAGDDARLRAAAGGLNARFVPTSWALPEWVPTPSRRRFERARETLREEVRRLWRERVADEPGGDLLSLLTTASDGEDYPTGGEEIEDQLVTMVFAGHETTALTLTYAWYLLARHPAVAARVRDEVDAVVGDGRPRAAHLDDLVLTGRVVREAMRLYPPVHTIPRRTTQSVDVGDYRLPAGAEVHVSAFQIHRSERFYDDPLAFRPDRWTDGEQPRFAYLPFGAGPRRCIGRQFALVEATLAVARIAQEYRLAYAGEGEVALAPEMTTQPAGPVPVRIRARA
- the purM gene encoding phosphoribosylformylglycinamidine cyclo-ligase, whose product is MTNGSTLRTDGGADEDDEGLTYADSGVDIEASEAATAALVAAAGDTGAGDYAGLLDIGDRYLALATDGVGTKLLVAEALGDYSTVGIDCIAMNVNDMVAAGVRPVAFVDYLAVDEPNETFSAQVGEGLSAGAEEADIALVGGETAVMPEVVKGLDLAGTCAGLAAKDALFDGEAQPGDAIVGFRSSGIHSNGLTLARTAATRRHEYTDPYPLETPDDEPDYESVGEALLEPTRIYTHLLDPMRDHGVHAAAHVTGGGWTNVTRMGEYHYVVDDPFDAHSVFTFVQEEGDVSDEEMHRTFNMGTGFVCTLPPEAAEELAAETDGRVIGHVETGDGDSCVSVRGLTL